From a region of the Penaeus vannamei isolate JL-2024 chromosome 32, ASM4276789v1, whole genome shotgun sequence genome:
- the LOC113814583 gene encoding uncharacterized protein, whose product MSQCSVLSSSHLILVYLILLALVMVLEVQYTLDAKLPLDILPRGNRNRRRVLKSVEQEARSRTLEGEVGPRNFGDGGTVGPEAVSQNDSDFNSEFVDYSPRVSYYDVLGSTEVPSAGSSRKNEFAASPSVSQGFPPLREVNPVSSSRPQKNIKVSPEVNAFDDLIDLLTASQTHCLVDEAKGRRGKHSYRCSVQKHRDCRQRLLKGKQTQYSRKCHSGKRGRRKYKPSYEVNPLSYKWNEDTALTSNTIQGSWDEGEAGGATKYSLTVDADYTFMEEMKKLKFSPLITFDTKFDLAGLNSLHKYEVVWKLLQVFRWLLPRNGYLLVRSSADGDDLLQYLQQEGLQEPLHILTLWKLQERVKVRKR is encoded by the exons ATGAGCCAGTGTTCAGTTCTCTCGTCCTCACACCTCATCCTCGTATACCTCATCCTCTTGGCCCTCGTGATGGTGTTGGAGGTCCAGTACACACTCGACGCGAAGCTGCCCCTGGACATCCTCCCCCGTGGCAACCGAAACCGACGTCGGGTCCTGAAATCTGTCGAGCAGGAAGCCAGGAGCCGAACACTCGAAGGGGAAGTCGGGCCGAGAAATTTCGGTGACGGGGGAACTGTCGGTCCGGAAGCGGTTTCTCAAAATGACAGCGATTTTAACAGTGAGTTCGTAGACTATTCGCCTCGCGTGAGTTACTATGACGTCCTGGGCAGCACTGAAGTTCCGAGTGCGGGTAGTTCACGAAAAAACGAGTTCGCGGCATCGCCATCGGTTAGCCAGGGATTCCCTCCCTTGAGAGAAGTAAACCCAGTGTCATCCTCCAGACCCCAGAAGAACATCAAAGTGTCACCGGAAGTTAATGCCTTCGACGACCTGATTGACCTACTGACGGCTTCGCAGACCCACTGCCTCGTCGATGAAGCCAAGGGGCGCCGCGGCAAGCACTCGTACCGATGCTCCGTTCAGAAGCACCGCGACTGTCGACAGAGACTCCTCAAAGGCAAGCAAACGCAATATTCGAGGAAGTGTCACAGCGGTAAGAGAGGCAGACGAAAATACAAGCCAAGTTACGAAGTGAACCCCTTGTCATACAAGTGGAATGAAGATACAGCTCTCACTTCCAATACCATACAAGGATCATGGgatgagggagaagcaggaggagcgaCGAAGTACAGTCTAACAGTGGATGCAGATTACACTTTcatggaggagatgaagaaactcAAGTTCTCGCCCCTCATCACCTTTGACACCAAATTCGACCTTGCCGGACTTAATTCTTTGCACAAGTACGAAGTCGTGTGGAAACTCCTGCAG GTCTTCCGCTGGCTCCTTCCCCGAAACGGCTACCTGCTGGTGAGGTCGTCGGCCGATGGAGACGACCTTCTTCAGTACCTGCAGCAGGAAGGTCTTCAGGAACCCTTGCACATCCTGACCCTGTGGAAGTTgcaagaaagagtgaaagtgcGTAAGAGATGA
- the LOC113814582 gene encoding uncharacterized protein isoform X1 codes for MKAEILLIVITMGFTAASTNELICTGEGRFLYPGSCGTYMDCTPSGDGGYTLVKDNCRGYTFDAARKTCIAKPCESRLKRSVTTINHQYSHLCEGQPDKFICGSCRTLVMCVKGQAFIRHCIPNNFCSTRKKFGGGVCYPEEPVECTCTKANDFMVDHYDPQRFFSCEDIGSIPESYKCPDGMEFDESTAQCRNIGGLPPCSVSGQFANPSNCSEYYSCIALKYGWLQKAFQCSKGLMYNKKTQKCEDPCKYQFVCTQEGRYPDYLNKCNYYECIKLGGNMRQERYQCPKGYKWSEVSPGIGKCVEDDGETDEYPFSHCKLDTLCSLRWLPIAPL; via the exons ATAACCATGGGATTCACAGCAGCGTCgacaaatga ACTAATTTGCACTGGTGAGGGTAGGTTCCTTTACCCTGGCTCGTGTGGGACATACATGGACTGTACTCCAAGTGGAGATGGTGGCTATACCCTTGTGAAGGATAACTGCAGAGGCTACACATTTGATGCTGCTAGAAAAACCTGTATTGCTAAGCCA TGTGAATCCCGGCTTAAACGCAGTGTTACTACTATTAATCATCAGTATTCGCATTTGTGTGAAGGACAGCCTGACAAATTTATCTGCGGCAGTTGCAGAACCCTGGTTATGTGTGTGAAAGGGCAAGCCTTCATTCGCCACTGTATCCCGAATAATTTCTGCTCAACCAGAAAAAAATTTGGAGGGGGAGTTTGCTACCCAGAAGAACCTGTAGAATGCACTTGTACAAAAGCTAATGATTTCATGGTAGACCACTATGACCCCCAGAGGTTCTTCTCTTGCGAGGATATTGGGTCCATACCAGAAAGTTACAAATGCCCAGATGGAATGGAATTCGATGAAAGTACAGCACAATGCCGCAACATAGGCGGTCTACCACCATGCTCGGTCTCAGGGCAGTTTGCTAACCCCAGCAACTGTAGTGAATACTACTCTTGCATTGCCCTTAAATATGGATGGCTTCAGAAAGCCTTCCAATGTTCCAAAGGCCTGATGTACAATAAGAAGACTCAAAAATGTGAAGATCCATGTAAGTACCAGTTCGTGTGTACGCAAGAAGGACGTTACCCAGACTATCTTAACAAGTGTAATTACTATGAGTGCATCAAGTTGGGAGGCAATATGAGACAAGAGCGTTATCAATGCCCTAAGGGTTACAAGTGGAGTGAAGTCTCCCCAGGTATTGGAAAGTGTGTTGAAGACGATGGTGAGACGGATGAGTATCCCTTCAGTCACTGCAAATTGGATACATTGTGCTCTTT GCGATGGTTGCCAATCGCTCCCCTCTAA
- the LOC113814582 gene encoding uncharacterized protein isoform X3, which translates to MDCTPSGDGGYTLVKDNCRGYTFDAARKTCIAKPCESRLKRSVTTINHQYSHLCEGQPDKFICGSCRTLVMCVKGQAFIRHCIPNNFCSTRKKFGGGVCYPEEPVECTCTKANDFMVDHYDPQRFFSCEDIGSIPESYKCPDGMEFDESTAQCRNIGGLPPCSVSGQFANPSNCSEYYSCIALKYGWLQKAFQCSKGLMYNKKTQKCEDPCKYQFVCTQEGRYPDYLNKCNYYECIKLGGNMRQERYQCPKGYKWSEVSPGIGKCVEDDGETDEYPFSHCKLDTLCSLRWLPIAPL; encoded by the exons ATGGACTGTACTCCAAGTGGAGATGGTGGCTATACCCTTGTGAAGGATAACTGCAGAGGCTACACATTTGATGCTGCTAGAAAAACCTGTATTGCTAAGCCA TGTGAATCCCGGCTTAAACGCAGTGTTACTACTATTAATCATCAGTATTCGCATTTGTGTGAAGGACAGCCTGACAAATTTATCTGCGGCAGTTGCAGAACCCTGGTTATGTGTGTGAAAGGGCAAGCCTTCATTCGCCACTGTATCCCGAATAATTTCTGCTCAACCAGAAAAAAATTTGGAGGGGGAGTTTGCTACCCAGAAGAACCTGTAGAATGCACTTGTACAAAAGCTAATGATTTCATGGTAGACCACTATGACCCCCAGAGGTTCTTCTCTTGCGAGGATATTGGGTCCATACCAGAAAGTTACAAATGCCCAGATGGAATGGAATTCGATGAAAGTACAGCACAATGCCGCAACATAGGCGGTCTACCACCATGCTCGGTCTCAGGGCAGTTTGCTAACCCCAGCAACTGTAGTGAATACTACTCTTGCATTGCCCTTAAATATGGATGGCTTCAGAAAGCCTTCCAATGTTCCAAAGGCCTGATGTACAATAAGAAGACTCAAAAATGTGAAGATCCATGTAAGTACCAGTTCGTGTGTACGCAAGAAGGACGTTACCCAGACTATCTTAACAAGTGTAATTACTATGAGTGCATCAAGTTGGGAGGCAATATGAGACAAGAGCGTTATCAATGCCCTAAGGGTTACAAGTGGAGTGAAGTCTCCCCAGGTATTGGAAAGTGTGTTGAAGACGATGGTGAGACGGATGAGTATCCCTTCAGTCACTGCAAATTGGATACATTGTGCTCTTT GCGATGGTTGCCAATCGCTCCCCTCTAA
- the LOC113814582 gene encoding uncharacterized protein isoform X2, whose product MKAEILLIVITMGFTAASTNELICTGEGRFLYPGSCGTYMDCTPSGDGGYTLVKDNCRGYTFDAARKTCIAKPCESRLKRSVTTINHQYSHLCEGQPDKFICGSCRTLVMCVKGQAFIRHCIPNNFCSTRKKFGGGVCYPEEPVECTCTKANDFMVDHYDPQRFFSCEDIGSIPESYKCPDGMEFDESTAQCRNIGGLPPCSVSGQFANPSNCSEYYSCIALKYGWLQKAFQCSKGLMYNKKTQKCEDPCKYQFVCTQEGRYPDYLNKCNYYECIKLGGNMRQERYQCPKGYKWSEVSPGIGKCVEDDGETDEYPFSHCKLDTLCSL is encoded by the exons ATAACCATGGGATTCACAGCAGCGTCgacaaatga ACTAATTTGCACTGGTGAGGGTAGGTTCCTTTACCCTGGCTCGTGTGGGACATACATGGACTGTACTCCAAGTGGAGATGGTGGCTATACCCTTGTGAAGGATAACTGCAGAGGCTACACATTTGATGCTGCTAGAAAAACCTGTATTGCTAAGCCA TGTGAATCCCGGCTTAAACGCAGTGTTACTACTATTAATCATCAGTATTCGCATTTGTGTGAAGGACAGCCTGACAAATTTATCTGCGGCAGTTGCAGAACCCTGGTTATGTGTGTGAAAGGGCAAGCCTTCATTCGCCACTGTATCCCGAATAATTTCTGCTCAACCAGAAAAAAATTTGGAGGGGGAGTTTGCTACCCAGAAGAACCTGTAGAATGCACTTGTACAAAAGCTAATGATTTCATGGTAGACCACTATGACCCCCAGAGGTTCTTCTCTTGCGAGGATATTGGGTCCATACCAGAAAGTTACAAATGCCCAGATGGAATGGAATTCGATGAAAGTACAGCACAATGCCGCAACATAGGCGGTCTACCACCATGCTCGGTCTCAGGGCAGTTTGCTAACCCCAGCAACTGTAGTGAATACTACTCTTGCATTGCCCTTAAATATGGATGGCTTCAGAAAGCCTTCCAATGTTCCAAAGGCCTGATGTACAATAAGAAGACTCAAAAATGTGAAGATCCATGTAAGTACCAGTTCGTGTGTACGCAAGAAGGACGTTACCCAGACTATCTTAACAAGTGTAATTACTATGAGTGCATCAAGTTGGGAGGCAATATGAGACAAGAGCGTTATCAATGCCCTAAGGGTTACAAGTGGAGTGAAGTCTCCCCAGGTATTGGAAAGTGTGTTGAAGACGATGGTGAGACGGATGAGTATCCCTTCAGTCACTGCAAATTGGATACATTGTGCTCTTTGTAA